Proteins encoded within one genomic window of Agelaius phoeniceus isolate bAgePho1 chromosome 9, bAgePho1.hap1, whole genome shotgun sequence:
- the DUSP13A gene encoding dual specificity protein phosphatase 13A: MPSLVPACVWSGCGGRGRAEASGQPWDRHAWLPGTCPSPSRSPPGTERGWQRPCALPPAGGRERRLALDRSMAGAGAPDSQDPEGAGTCPEDVPSLKEIEQLLNTGRPSCNHVDEVWPNLFLGDLVTANNRFVLWKMGVTHVLNAAHGTSYSHGGQDFYGATIDYYGVPAHDLPSFDISQFFFSAAQFIHNALNTPGAKILVHCAVGVSRSASLVLAYLMINHHLPLVEAIKTVKEHRWISPNRGFLKHLRNLDAQLRQRKDWNKGRTAEQASPSAFT, translated from the exons ATGCCCAGTTTGGTACCTGCATGTGTTTGGAGCGGCTGTGGCGGTCGGGGCAGGGCAGAGGCGAGCggccagccctgggacaggcatGCCTGGCTGCCCGGCACCTGCCCCAGCCCGTCTCGCAGCCCCCCCGGCACCGagcggggctggcagcgcccCTGTGCCCTTCCTCCGGCCGGCGGGAGGGAGCGGCGTCTCGCCCTGGATcgcagcatggctggggcaggggcgCCGGACAGCCAGGACCCTGAAGGCGCTGGGACATGCCCGGAGGATGTCCCTTCCCTCAAGGAAATCGAGCAGCTCCTGAACACTGGGCGGCCCTCTTGCAATCACGTTGATGAAGTATGGCCTAATCTCTTCCTAGGGGACCT AGTAACAGCAAACAATAGATTTGTTTTGTGGAAGATGGGTGTGACCCATGTTTTAAATGCTGCCCATGGCACATCATACAGCCACGGAGGCCAGGACTTTTATGGAGCAACCATTGATTATTATGGTGTACCAGCCCATGACCTGCCAAGCTTTGATATCAGCCAGttctttttctctgctgcaCAATTTATCCACAATGCCTTGAACACACCAGGAG ccAAAATATTGGTACATTGTGCAGTTGGAGTAAGCAGATCAGCTTCTCTAGTCCTAGCATATCTTATGATAAATCACCACCTCCCACTAGTTGAAGCCATCAAGACAGTGAAGGAGCATCGATGGATTTCACCCAATCGTGGTTTTCTGAAGCACCTGCGAAACCTGGATGCTCAGCTACGGCAAAGGAAGGACTGGAACAAAGGAAGGACTGCTGAACAGGCAAGCCCATCTGCATTCACTTGA